Sequence from the Mesorhizobium sp. PAMC28654 genome:
TTGGAAACTTCCCGCTGGACCGATATGGAGGCTCCCAATAGCATGAGTCCGGAAGCTGGAAAGGTTCGTCTCGATGAAAAAAGCCACGGAAACTCCCCCAGCGCCCGCATCGGGTCCGCTCAAGATCCGGATCGATGGCAAGGAACGGGAGTTCGACATCGAAAACCCCACGCTTCCGGACTGGGTCGAAGACAACAAGCTGACGGCCGGTGGCTTTCCCTACGACAAGAAAATGAAGAGCGACGAGTATGACCAGACGCTCGAGCAGTTGCAGATCGAACTGGTGAAGGCGCAGGCCTGGCTGCAAAAGACCGGCAAGCGGGTCATGACGCTGTTCGAGGGGCGCGACGCCGCCGGCAAGGGCGGCACGATCTTCGTGCTGCACGAATACATGAATCCTCGCACCGGGCGCAATGTGGCGCTGACCAAGCCGACCGAGACGGAACGCGGGCAATGGTATTTCCAGCGCTATGTCGAACATTTCCCGACGGCCGGCGAGTTCGTCACCTTCGACCGCTCCTGGTACAACCGCGCCGGCGTCGAGCCGGTCATGGGTTTCTGCACGCCCGAGCAGCACGAGCAGTTTCTGGAAGAGACGCCGCATTTCGAACGGATGGTCTGCAACGAGGGTATCCATTTCTTCAAGTTCTGGCTGAACATCGGCCAGGAAACGCAGCTCGAACGGTTTCACGACCGCCGCTGGAGCCCGTTGAAGAGCTGGAAGTTCTCGCCGATCGACATTGCCGGCATCACGAAATGGGATGACTACACCAAGGCGCGCGATCTCATGATCGAGCGCACGCACAAGGAATTCGCGCCCTGGATCATCGTGCGCGCCAACGACAAGCGTCGCGCCCGGCTGGCCGCCATCCGGCACGTGCTTCTGGCACTTCCTTATGAAGGCCGTGATCTCGAAGTCATCGGCAAGGAAGACAAGAAGATCATCGGCGAAGGGCCGTCGTTCCTGTCAAAACAAGGTTGAAACCGTGCGCCGCGCATCCGGAAGGACGCGCGGCGCAATTTCTTTTGTTTGAGCATGATCTCTGGACAAACGGGGACCGTTTGTCCGAGAAAACCGGTTCCACTTTTGGAGATCATGCTCTGACCTCATGCCGCCAGCCGGGCTATCCGCTGCAACCGCCGCAACGTCGTGTCGTCCTGCAGCGCCTGCTGGAACAGCGAAATCTCGCGATCGATGCGATCGCAGAGCACGCCCGTATCTCCCTTGAGCAAACCGCGCGTCTGCAGCAGCGCGGCGACCGGCTTCTTGGCAAGCTGGCGCGCCCTGGCAAGGGCCGCCTCCTCGACACTTCCCTCCGCCACGATCTCCGCGACAAGTCCGAGCGCCCTTGCATCTTCCGCACCGAGCGTATCGCCCAGGCAGAAGAAGCGGAAAGCGCCGGCATAGCCGAGCTTCTGTGGCGCCAGGATGCTGGTCGCGGCGTCCGGCACCAGTCCGAAGTCGACGAATGGCACCCGGAACGTGCTTTTGCCCGACGCGATCACCATGTCGCAATGAAACAGGATGGTGCAGCCGACACCGACGGCGTCGCCATCGACACAGGCAAGGATCGGCTTGGGGAACGTCGCCAGCATGCGAAACAAGTCGGTGACGGCCGCGATCAGCCGTTGATGCTTGGTGGCGTCCAGGAATTCGGAGAAGTCGCCGCCAAGGCAGAAGCAGCCGGCCAGGCCGCGCAGCACCACGACGCGCACGTCATCGTCATCGGCGGCCTCGTGGAAGGTCCTTGCCAGGCTCTCGTAGGCCCGCCTGTCCAGCACTGGCCGACCGTCATCCGACGATACGGTGACGATCAGCGCATGGCCGCGCAATTCCGGTTGGGGATGGATGCCCATGGTTGTCTCCGTTCTCATGACGCCCGCCTTTGCCCGAGCATGTCGGGATATCCCCTGGCCAGCACGGGTGCGAAATGGTTGCGGCGGGAGCGCACGACATCAAGCGTATGTTCCGTGAAGGTCAGCAGGGTAGCGACGACCTGCTGGTTGCCATAGGTGCGCTGGTAGCCAAGCGGCGTCGCCAGGAAATGCAGTTGCAGCGCGCGCAAGACCCACATCGGCTCGAACTCGATGATCACCTGATTGACGTTCCGCTTCAGCCCCCACTCGACGAAGCCGGCGATAAGCTCGGTGCCTACCGTGGACACACCTCGTCGGCCGTCGCGGAAACCGGGAGCGACCGCATAGCGGGTCAACTCGTAGATGTTCGGCCCGGAAGGTGGCGTTCCTTCATAGAGATCCATCAGCACATCGGTCAGAAGATGCGGTCGCGTCGTTGGCAACATCCGTTGATAGCCAGCGACTTCGTCGCCTCTTATGACGATCTGATGGACTGCCTCATCATGATCGAACTGGTCGATTTCGAGCCCGTCTGGGCGCCTCAGATCATCCCACCCCATCTCCTCGACGAAGACCTGGTGGCGTAAGCGATGAACGGCCTCCCAAAGATCGGGACGTTCCATCAATTCCTGGGTTGTAAGGGCAAAAAGCATCTGCCGTCTCCTGTGTTCAGAGGAAGATACGGCCGGGCTTTCCCGAGAAAATTACGTGATCACGTAGGCAAGAATTTCTAGGCCGGCACGGCCGACCTAACTAATGTAGCCGCGCCTTATCGCTTCCGCGACTGCCTGCACCCGGTTGACGGCACCGAGTTTGCCTTTGGCGTTAAGAAGGTGTTTCTCGGACGTGTGTTCCGAGATGCCGAGGATTTGCGAAATCTCCCATTCGGACTTGCCGACGGCAGCCCATTGCAGGCATTCGCGCTCGCGCGGTGTCAATTCGATGTGGTCGATGGTCTTGTTCGCCATCGTGTGAAGCTGCATGGCGCGGCCGACCGCGTAGGTCGAGACCAGCGACACCAGACCGAACTCATCGGCCGACAGTTCCACGGCTTCGCCGCCAAGCGACACCATGACAATCTGGCCATCGAGTGTGATCAGCGGGAAGGCCAGCCCGTCACGCAGCTTGAATTCGCCGGCGTCGCCCATCACTTCGCCGCTGCCTTTGTCGACGCGAACGCCCCGCGCGGCCTCCCGCCACTGGAACGGCGCCTGCAACTGCTTCATGTGGCTGACGACGGGGTCATGATCGACATAGTTGCGCGACACGTAGCGCTCAAGCCATTCTCCAGGCCAATCGCAAAGCAGCACATGCTGCTTTTGCTGGCCGGTCGGTGTGCCTGGCTGGGGAACGGTTCCAGCCATCAGCGCGGTCAAGCCGAAATCCGACGTTATGCCAAGCAGCTTTTCGCAAACCGCCGCCGCGGTGCTCGCGTGCTGCAGCTGGTCGATAAATTCCAGCGTCCGATCGAACTGACCCATCGCAACATCAACCCCATGTTGCCTTCCGCATTGAGGTCAATGGCCCATGCATAGCTGGATTCGCCACCAACCCCGGATTGCAAAATGCTTTACCATTTTGTTGTCGCTGATGACCCTGATCCCCCATCAAGGCAACCGCAGCTATTTGCAAACCTGCTAAATCATATCCCTAAATCGGCGCGTTGAAATCAAAAACCGTTGTGCCTGCGGCATTTTCGTACGAAAAGCCGGTACAGGCAGGGGTGGTCGGAGCTTGGTCGTGGCGTTTCGGTGGATGGTACCGATACTCATCGGGATGCAGTTGCTCGCGGGCGGTGCGCGGGCCGCGGACCCGCAGGTGCCGGTGCTGTGGGATGCCAAGGAACGGCTGCCGAAGCCGGATCTTTCCGCGCTGCCGCGGCTGAGATTCCTCACGACCACCGATTTTCCGCCGTTCAATTTCCTCGACAATGCTGGCCGGCTGTCCGGCTTCCATGTCGATCTGGCCCGGGCCATCTGCGCCGAACTCGGCGTCGCCGACAAATGCCAGATCCAGGCCTTGCCGTGGGCCGAGCTCGACGGAGCACTGCAGAGAGGCGAAGGCGAAGCGATCATCGCCGGCATTGCCCCGACGCAGGAGTCGCGGCAGAAATATGCCTTCTCACGCTCCTACCTACAGTTTCCGGCACGCTTCATCATGCCGAAAGGCAAGGCGCTGACCGAGCCTATCTTCGACAAGCTGCGCGGCAAGCGCGTCGGCGTGATCGCGGGTTCCGCGCATGAGCGAATGCTGCGCGATTATTTCGGCACCGTTCAGATCGTTCCCTTCGACAAGCCGGACGACGTCTACGGCGAGCTCAAGGCCGGCAAGATCGACGCCGCCTTTGGCGATGGCATGCGCTTCGCCTTCTGGCTGGGCGGCACGGACGCGGCCGGCTGCTGCCGCTTTGCCGGCGGCGCCTATCTGGCGCCTGAATATCTGGGGGCCGGCATGGCCATTGCCACCAGGGCCGACGACCGCGCACTGGCCGCCGCATTCGATTACGCGCTGCAGGAGATTTCGGTGAAAGGCACTTTTGCCGAATTCTACCTGCGCTATTTCCCTGTCAGCTTTTTCTGACTTCGTTCGATCCACGCTTACGTGAGTGTCCGCAGCCGGGCCTTGGCCGCGCGGCCGATGGCGGCGACGGTCAGCGTGTCGATATCAAGCTGGCGGCGGATGAGCTGGAGCACCCGCACCTCTTCCATCCGCATTTCGAGATCGACGGCCGCAACCTCGAAGGCCGCGGCATAGGCGGTGTCGCGCAAGCGTTCGGGCAATATGTCGGCGACAAGGGCCAGGACGCCTTCAAGTCCGTCCTTTTCGTGCAGCGCCTTCTGGCAGGCCTGGGCGACGCCGATCAACCGATCATGGTTGAAGTCCTCGAACACCGGCCAGGAGCGGACGACGTCGCCAATCCGAGACAGTTCAACATCGGTCATGTCGCGATCGGACGCCGAGGTGATGACCATCAGGTAGATCAGGGCTTCGTGCGGCGTCAGCGTTGGCATTCTCAACTCCTCGATACGGGGCTTCGTAGTTAGGAACAGCATCCGCGCGCCGCAAGGAAAAAGCGACGCGCTCGTTGACGCCCATGGAGTGCGCGCATAGAGCGACGTGCGTCCCTTGGACGCTTCGCAACAGCTTTCCGAAAATCGATTTCGATTCTCGGGCCGATGCGATAGAGACCGATTGAAAACCCACTCTTGCGGCAATGCCGGCGAACGATTTGGAAGACAGTGAACATGGCGGGATCAAACATCATCGATCTCAACCCCGAGGTGCTTGCGGCAGCCGCTGAAAGCAAAGCCTGGCCGTTCGAGGAAGCCAAGAAGATCATCGAACGCTACAAAGGCACCGACTTCCCCGAGACCGTCCTGTTCGAGACCGGTTACGGTCCGTCGGGCCTGCCGCATATCGGCACATTCGGCGAGGTGGCACGCACCTCGATGGTACGACATGCCTTCCGCGTCCTCACGGGTGACAAGGTTGCGACCAAGCTCTTGTGCTTCTCCGACGACATGGACGGAATGCGCAAGATTCCGGAGAACGTACCGGATCGCGCCGCGCTCGAACCCCACCTGCACAAGCCGCTCTCGTCGGTCCCCAACCCTTTCGGTGGCGACTATGCGAGCTTTGCCGATCACAACAACGCGATGCTTTGCCGCTTCCTGGACACGTTCGGCTTCGACTACGAATTCGCCAGCGCCACGGAATATTACAAGGCCGGCCGTTTCGACGCCATGCTGCTGCGCGCCGCAGAACGTTTCGACCAGATCATGGCGGTGATGCTGCCGACACTCGGCCCCGAGCGCCAGGCGACCTACAGCCCGTTCCTGCCGATCTCGCCGAAGAGCGGCCGCGTGCTTTACGTTCCCATGAAGCATGTCGACGCCAAGGCCGGCACCATCACCTTCGACGATGACGGCACCGAAACCACGCTTTCCATCACCGGCGGCAAGGTGAAGCTGCAGTGGAAGCCGGATTTCGGCATGCGCTGGGCAGCGCTCGGCGTCGATTTCGAAATGTTCGGCAAGGACCACCAGACGAATGCGGTGATCTACGACCGCATCTGCAACCTTCTGGGCGGGCGCGCGCCGGAGCATTTCGTCTACGAGCTGTTCCTGGACGAGAACGGCCAGAAGATTTCCAAGTCGAAGGGCAACGGACTGACCATCGACCAGTGGCTGACCTATGCACCGACCGAGAGCCTTGGGCTCTACATGTACCAGCGACCCCGGCAGGCCAAGAAGCTCTATTTCGACGTCATCCCGAGGGCCGTGGACGAGTATTATACCTTCCTCGCCGCCTATCCCCGGCAGGACTGGAAGGAGCGACTGGGCAACCCGGTCTGGCATATGCATGACGGCAACCCACCTGTTGTCGACATGCCGGTGCCGTTCTCGCTGCTGCTCAATCTCGTCAGCGCCTCGAACGCGCAGAACAAGGACGTGCTTTGGGGTTTCATCTCGCGCCATGCGGCCGGCTTGACGCCACAGACGCATCCCGATCTGGACAGGCTCACAGGCTATGCGATCCGTTATTTCGACGACTTCGTGAAGCCAACGAAAACGTTCCGCCCGGCCGACGATGTCGAGCGCGAAGCGCTGGAGGCGCTGGAGAAAGCGCTTGGCAACCTGCCGGCGGGCGCCAGTGGCGAAGCGATCCAGAACGCTTCGCTCAACGTCGCGCGCAAGATCGAGCGCTACCAGGATCATTCCAAGCAGAGCCCCGAAGGTGGCCCGGGCGTTTCGGGCGCCTTCTTCCAGATGATCTATCAGGTGCTGATCGGCCAGGAACGTGGCCCGCGCTTCGGCTCGTTCGCAGCACTCTACGGCATCGCCGAGACGCGGGCGCTCATTCAGCAGGCGCTGGCGGGTCAGCTGGCTTGAGCACGCCGTCGACCTCTTCCAGGATCGAACTCGACGCCTGAGGCGCCGGGTTCGGTGCCGCCGGAACCGGCGGCAGGCCGGAAAGGTCGGGCGCCGGCCCAAAAATACCTTTCTTAGCGGTACGTGCCTTCTCGCCGGCGTCCGCGTAAGGGCCACCCTTGGCCGCGCGCGACCAGCCGTTTTCGACCAGCCATTGACCGACATCCTGCTTGCCGATCCGGCATTCGGCGGCGATCAGGTCGCGTCCGCCATCGGGAGGCACTTTGCAGATAACCGCGCGACCGCGCAGGAAAGCACGGAACGCCGTTCGCGCCCGCACGCCGCACGCCCACGACTTGTCGCTGTCGGAGCAAGTCTCATCCTGCCTGACGATGTCGACGCCCGAGATCGCAACCGAATAGCCCTTGGCCTCGATCAGGCCGGCCGCGGACGCCACCGGGTTGAACAGCTTTGTCCCATCCCAGTCGTCGGGCATTTTTGGCTTCGGCGGCATGGCCAGCGCCAGCTTGCTCAGCGGCGGGCGCGGATCGATCCGCTCGAGCTCTTCGGACTGAAGCGGCGGCGGCGCGACTGCCTCGGGGTCGATGGCCCTCGAGTGCGGCTCGGGCTTCGTCGCCTTATCCGACGGGGGAATGGCTGAGGTGACCGGGGCGTCGATCTGCTGTTCGGCAATGGCCTGAAGCTGATCATCGCCGCCGGCATCGCCGCCACGCTGGACGGCACGGCCGCCAGCGACGACCAGGACTCCCATCATCACGATCGCCAGAACCGCGACGGCGGCATGAAGCGGACGCATCATCCGCGCCTCCTACTGGCTTGCCCAGACAATCCGCGCCACCCATTCGACATCACTCGTCGGAATATCGCGGTCCGGATGATCGGGATTGAGTGAGACCAGCACGATCGACGTCGTCGTCTGGCGTTCCAGCACCTTTGCCATCACCTCACCGCCATTGGTCTTGACCACGACCCGGTCGCCCTTGCGCGTGCTCGCGCCAGGTTCAACGATCAGCACGTCACCATTGCGATAGAGCGGCAGCATGGAATCGCCCTGCACCTTCAAGGCATAGGAGCTTTCGGTCGATTGTGCCGGAAGCTCGATCAGATCCCAGCCCTGGCCCGCTGGAAAGCCGGCATCGTCGAAGAAACCGCCAGCGCCGGCCTGCGCGAAGCCGAGCAGCGGGACCGAGGATCGGCGAGGGGGAGATACTGCGTGTCCAAGCCCGCCCCTGCCCTCGACCAGCCCGGTAAATTCGTCGAGCGAAGCGCCCGTCGCCTCGATGATCTTGGCCAGCGATTCGGTGGAGGGCCAGCGCGGCCTGCCATCGGAGGACAGTCGTTTGGACTTGTTGAAAGCAGTCGAATCAAGGCCCGCGCGCCTGGCCAGGCCGGACGCCGA
This genomic interval carries:
- the ppk2 gene encoding polyphosphate kinase 2; protein product: MKKATETPPAPASGPLKIRIDGKEREFDIENPTLPDWVEDNKLTAGGFPYDKKMKSDEYDQTLEQLQIELVKAQAWLQKTGKRVMTLFEGRDAAGKGGTIFVLHEYMNPRTGRNVALTKPTETERGQWYFQRYVEHFPTAGEFVTFDRSWYNRAGVEPVMGFCTPEQHEQFLEETPHFERMVCNEGIHFFKFWLNIGQETQLERFHDRRWSPLKSWKFSPIDIAGITKWDDYTKARDLMIERTHKEFAPWIIVRANDKRRARLAAIRHVLLALPYEGRDLEVIGKEDKKIIGEGPSFLSKQG
- a CDS encoding enoyl-CoA hydratase-related protein → MRTETTMGIHPQPELRGHALIVTVSSDDGRPVLDRRAYESLARTFHEAADDDDVRVVVLRGLAGCFCLGGDFSEFLDATKHQRLIAAVTDLFRMLATFPKPILACVDGDAVGVGCTILFHCDMVIASGKSTFRVPFVDFGLVPDAATSILAPQKLGYAGAFRFFCLGDTLGAEDARALGLVAEIVAEGSVEEAALARARQLAKKPVAALLQTRGLLKGDTGVLCDRIDREISLFQQALQDDTTLRRLQRIARLAA
- a CDS encoding acyl-homoserine-lactone synthase, whose product is MLFALTTQELMERPDLWEAVHRLRHQVFVEEMGWDDLRRPDGLEIDQFDHDEAVHQIVIRGDEVAGYQRMLPTTRPHLLTDVLMDLYEGTPPSGPNIYELTRYAVAPGFRDGRRGVSTVGTELIAGFVEWGLKRNVNQVIIEFEPMWVLRALQLHFLATPLGYQRTYGNQQVVATLLTFTEHTLDVVRSRRNHFAPVLARGYPDMLGQRRAS
- a CDS encoding helix-turn-helix transcriptional regulator, coding for MGQFDRTLEFIDQLQHASTAAAVCEKLLGITSDFGLTALMAGTVPQPGTPTGQQKQHVLLCDWPGEWLERYVSRNYVDHDPVVSHMKQLQAPFQWREAARGVRVDKGSGEVMGDAGEFKLRDGLAFPLITLDGQIVMVSLGGEAVELSADEFGLVSLVSTYAVGRAMQLHTMANKTIDHIELTPRERECLQWAAVGKSEWEISQILGISEHTSEKHLLNAKGKLGAVNRVQAVAEAIRRGYIS
- a CDS encoding transporter substrate-binding domain-containing protein codes for the protein MQLLAGGARAADPQVPVLWDAKERLPKPDLSALPRLRFLTTTDFPPFNFLDNAGRLSGFHVDLARAICAELGVADKCQIQALPWAELDGALQRGEGEAIIAGIAPTQESRQKYAFSRSYLQFPARFIMPKGKALTEPIFDKLRGKRVGVIAGSAHERMLRDYFGTVQIVPFDKPDDVYGELKAGKIDAAFGDGMRFAFWLGGTDAAGCCRFAGGAYLAPEYLGAGMAIATRADDRALAAAFDYALQEISVKGTFAEFYLRYFPVSFF
- a CDS encoding tellurite resistance TerB family protein, encoding MPTLTPHEALIYLMVITSASDRDMTDVELSRIGDVVRSWPVFEDFNHDRLIGVAQACQKALHEKDGLEGVLALVADILPERLRDTAYAAAFEVAAVDLEMRMEEVRVLQLIRRQLDIDTLTVAAIGRAAKARLRTLT
- a CDS encoding lysine--tRNA ligase; this translates as MAGSNIIDLNPEVLAAAAESKAWPFEEAKKIIERYKGTDFPETVLFETGYGPSGLPHIGTFGEVARTSMVRHAFRVLTGDKVATKLLCFSDDMDGMRKIPENVPDRAALEPHLHKPLSSVPNPFGGDYASFADHNNAMLCRFLDTFGFDYEFASATEYYKAGRFDAMLLRAAERFDQIMAVMLPTLGPERQATYSPFLPISPKSGRVLYVPMKHVDAKAGTITFDDDGTETTLSITGGKVKLQWKPDFGMRWAALGVDFEMFGKDHQTNAVIYDRICNLLGGRAPEHFVYELFLDENGQKISKSKGNGLTIDQWLTYAPTESLGLYMYQRPRQAKKLYFDVIPRAVDEYYTFLAAYPRQDWKERLGNPVWHMHDGNPPVVDMPVPFSLLLNLVSASNAQNKDVLWGFISRHAAGLTPQTHPDLDRLTGYAIRYFDDFVKPTKTFRPADDVEREALEALEKALGNLPAGASGEAIQNASLNVARKIERYQDHSKQSPEGGPGVSGAFFQMIYQVLIGQERGPRFGSFAALYGIAETRALIQQALAGQLA
- a CDS encoding thermonuclease family protein translates to MRPLHAAVAVLAIVMMGVLVVAGGRAVQRGGDAGGDDQLQAIAEQQIDAPVTSAIPPSDKATKPEPHSRAIDPEAVAPPPLQSEELERIDPRPPLSKLALAMPPKPKMPDDWDGTKLFNPVASAAGLIEAKGYSVAISGVDIVRQDETCSDSDKSWACGVRARTAFRAFLRGRAVICKVPPDGGRDLIAAECRIGKQDVGQWLVENGWSRAAKGGPYADAGEKARTAKKGIFGPAPDLSGLPPVPAAPNPAPQASSSILEEVDGVLKPADPPAPAE
- a CDS encoding helix-turn-helix transcriptional regulator — encoded protein: MLSHDRVWAAIDALAERYSLSASGLARRAGLDSTAFNKSKRLSSDGRPRWPSTESLAKIIEATGASLDEFTGLVEGRGGLGHAVSPPRRSSVPLLGFAQAGAGGFFDDAGFPAGQGWDLIELPAQSTESSYALKVQGDSMLPLYRNGDVLIVEPGASTRKGDRVVVKTNGGEVMAKVLERQTTTSIVLVSLNPDHPDRDIPTSDVEWVARIVWASQ